The following are encoded in a window of Kitasatospora fiedleri genomic DNA:
- a CDS encoding (2Fe-2S)-binding protein: MPELDGAWFALPPQGPFDLWLPSAPGREATAAALEATVLTGRLAPLAGAVRAVTPLAPGLLAGNAASALVGAARQAATVPAFRAPAAALARALLARPALASTGTVSPPGRPLAFRRASCCLYYRTPSGGLCGDCVFTRAPRR; encoded by the coding sequence GTGCCGGAGCTGGACGGGGCGTGGTTCGCGCTGCCGCCGCAGGGGCCGTTCGACCTGTGGCTGCCGTCCGCGCCCGGCCGGGAGGCCACCGCCGCGGCGCTGGAGGCGACGGTGCTGACGGGCCGACTGGCACCGCTCGCGGGAGCCGTGCGCGCCGTCACCCCGCTCGCCCCGGGCCTGCTCGCGGGCAACGCCGCCTCCGCGCTGGTCGGTGCGGCCCGCCAGGCGGCGACCGTTCCGGCCTTCCGCGCCCCGGCCGCCGCGCTGGCCCGCGCCCTGCTGGCCCGCCCGGCGCTCGCGTCCACCGGGACGGTCTCCCCGCCCGGGCGTCCGCTCGCCTTCCGCCGGGCCTCGTGCTGCCTGTACTACCGCACCCCGTCCGGCGGCCTGTGCGGCGACTGCGTGTTCACCCGGGCGCCCCGCCGCTGA